A single region of the Xiphias gladius isolate SHS-SW01 ecotype Sanya breed wild chromosome 17, ASM1685928v1, whole genome shotgun sequence genome encodes:
- the kctd16b gene encoding BTB/POZ domain-containing protein KCTD16b isoform X2 yields the protein MSEIATQNNSFPDVVELNVGGQVYYTRHSTLVSTPNSLLSKLFSSKKDASNDLARDPKGRYFIDRDGFLFRYVLDYLRDKQVVLPDHFPEKGRLRKEAEYFQLPDLVKLLTPEDVKHSPDDYFHSDYEDGSQGSDHRQCPPPSLVPADRKSGFITVGYRGSCTMGRESQTDAKFRRVPRILICGRVALAKEVFGETLNESRDPDRTPDRYTSRFYLKFKHLERAFDMLSECGFQMVACNSSVTASFVNQHTEDKIWSSYTEYVFYRK from the exons atgtcagaaatagcgactcaaaat AACAGTTTCCCAGATGTTGTTGAATTAAACGTAGGGGGGCAGGTTTATTACACGCGTCACTCAACTTTGGTGAGCACCCCGAACTCGTTACTCAGTAAGCTATTCTCCTCCAAAAAAGACGCATCAAATGACTTGGCGAGAGACCCCAAGGGCCGTTATTTCATCGACAGAGACGGGTTTTTATTCCGGTATGTGTTGGACTACCTCCGGGACAAGCAAGTCGTCCTCCCGGACCACTTCCCGGAGAAAGGGAGGCTCCGGAAAGAGGCGGAGTACTTCCAGCTGCCCGACCTGGTGAAGCTGCTGACCCCCGAGGACGTCAAGCACAGCCCGGACGACTACTTTCACAGCGATTACGAAGATGGGTCCCAGGGCAGCGACCACCGGCAGTGCCCGCCGCCCTCCCTCGTCCCCGCGGACAGAAAGAGCGGCTTCATCACGGTGGGTTACCGGGGGTCGTGCACCATGGGCCGAGAGAGTCAGACCGACGCCAAGTTCAGGAGGGTACCTCGGATACTTATATGCGGGCGGGTGGCCCTGGCTAAAGAAGTTTTTGGGGAGACCCTGAACGAGAGCCGGGACCCGGACAGGACCCCGGATCGGTACACCTCCCGGTTTTACCTCAAGTTCAAGCACCTGGAGAGGGCTTTTGACATGCTGTCGGAATGCGGCTTCCAAATGGTGGCCTGCAACTCGTCAGTCACAGCCTCGTTCGTCAACCAGCACACAGAGGACAAGATCTGGTCCAGCTACACGGAGTACGTCTTCTACCGTAAGTGA